The DNA region AGGTCAATTCCAGAGTAATCAAACACTAATATGTAATGTTCCTCTCTAGTTTAATGCTGCCtaagttctctctctctctttttttatctctttttatctTTGAATCCCATGTGTCCCCTTCTCTATAATGTCGAATATCAACaagttgaaaacattttcaaaattggAAGTTGGTGCAGAAACAAGTTAAGAGGCATAGAATCTGACACATCACCCAAAAAGTTTTTGATCCATCCAATACCCCCAAATAAAGTTCCGTGGAACCCTACGTGTTGGTCATTCCATGTGGCATTTGTCAAAGTTTATCCACTGGCCCATACTTTTGAGACACCCAACTTGGATTAGATgcctttgtttattttattttattttatttttaaaaaacagatGTAGATGTTGTAGAAAACACTATGTGGTGCAGATTAAACCTCTTTCCCCATTTATATTCATTCCACCAAAGTCTCGTCTCGTCACTTCATTTCATTTCACTTCTTATCTGAATTTACAAGGAACTCAACTAACATGGAAGCATGCTTTCTCTCCCACAATTCCTTCACCAAAACCACCGATCAACTCATCCCCACAATAAGAAACGGGTCTCTACCACACCATAAGCGATCTTCTCAACATCTTCAGTGTAGAAAAACTAGAATTCCACTTCCCATATCATGTAAGTTCCTCATATTAAGATCaatattcattcattttctaGCACTGAAGTATGAGTAAAAATAGTTCACTTTTACACATCTGATCACAAAAAAATTACCATCTAAGTTGTGGAGGTATAcaatattactttaaaaatcatatatagtGATAGTATTAAGATGTAAACCTAGAATTTTTTATAAACCATCCAAACCTTTCATCGCTGTAATTATACTATAGTGATCTTAGGTTTATGATCAACTTTATTATAGTTATAGACTTATAGTGCATGAAAATTAAGCTTATTTCATAGTCTCAAGATCTAATCCTTTTAATCTTAGAATTTGTGATGTGATCATAGGCTGCCACATGTCATCACCATCACCGTTTGGTGATGATGACAAACCTACCCTAAGTAGTGATTGGCGATCTTTCCGTGCAAAATTGGTGGCAGGAGAACAATTAACAAGGCATGTTGAGGAGGTGAATGATCTAGACACTGTTGTGGATCATCCTCCACTGATCACCATTGGTGACAAATGGGCACACGTAATCCACGAGCCCGAAAATGGGTGCTTACTAATTGCCACCGAAAAGCTTGATGGGGTCCATATTTTCGAACGGACGGTCATCCTTCTCCTATCAACTGGGCCCTTAGGCCCATCAGGGATCATCTTGAATCGTCCATCGTTGATGTCCATCAAGGAGACTAGATCAACGGCTCTGGATGTGGAGGGCACGTTTTCCAATAGTCCCTTGTTCTTTGGGGGGCCCTTGGAGGAAGGGATTTTTTTGTTGAGTCCAAAAGAGGGTAATGGTGGTGATGGGGTGGGGAAGAGTGGGGTGTTTGAGGAAGTGATGAAGGGTTTGTATTATGGGGCAAAGGAAAGTGTTGGTTGTGCTGCTGAAATGGTGAAGAGGAATGTGATTGGGCTTGGGGATTTTAGGTTCTTTGATGGGTATTGTGGGTGGGAGAAGGAGCAATTGAGAGATGAGATAAGGGCTGGGTATTGGACTGTGGCTGCGTGTAGCCCCAGTGTGGTTGGGCTGGGGAGTGTGGGAAGTATTGGGCTTTGGGATGAGGTTCTTGGGCTTATGTCCAGAAGGAAGGTCATGTGAGGTGATATAGAAATAGTTTCCAACAAGAAAGTGAGCTTTGGACCTGTTGTTATAAGGATCTGACAATTTCTAGGCATAAGAAAAGAAACAGAATTGTCTGATTCGGTTGAATTCTTACGTGCTGTAAGCCttgtaaattataattattttccaaaTTGATATGTCTTTGTGTGATTCGTTGTTGTGTTTAATTGTTTGATGACGTTCACTCGAGAGATTTTTGCGTTCTTCACGGTGAAAATATCTGGTCCTAAAAGCAATATATCTGTAATCCATAACTATTATAACCACAATTATTTCAATTGGTATATACATCTACTATTCTCGCAACTGTTTTTTCCATTATTActcatccaaaaaataaaagcaagaaaaaaatattatcggtctTAGGTCTCAGGTGAGGTGGATAACATACTTAACCGTCTTACTATCACACGAATCTCAATTTTTTGGTAAAACAAATTGCCTCATTTGGCCCTTGTATGTATAAATGCATTTCACCCTTATAAAAGTTAAATGCTAGGAAAATGATTTGTCATATTTGTGTGTTTCCTACAGTATTATTGTTCATTACAACCTGTTGTCGGAATGATACTGGAGCAAGTTATCGGATTCGACcatgatagaataaaaaaaaaaaatcactggtGAAAGATAACCAACATCGTTATTATGGtgactaaaaaaacaaattgtttttaataataattaagccAAAATTAATGAACTTGAACTCTAATAATGTAAAACAGTTTTCTATAGGAATACTTGTTGGGGACAAAGcctaataaaattacaaaaatggcATTTATTTGGGCACGAGACGTGACGAAAGCATTTACGTGGCAATGGGTCGGTTACTCACTTACTCGGTTGGTTTTGGATTCATTTAAAACTTGTGAGTGAGAGTTGCCCTTTTAAACTTATTTCATTGTTCTctttggaagaagaagaaaatggaggaggAACAAAACGGCGGTCGTTTCGACCTCATAATCCTGGGCGCCTCAGGCTTCACAGGCAAATACGTCCTCCGCGAAGCCCTCAAATTCCTCAACAC from Glycine soja cultivar W05 chromosome 8, ASM419377v2, whole genome shotgun sequence includes:
- the LOC114422675 gene encoding uncharacterized protein LOC114422675 isoform X1, which encodes MEACFLSHNSFTKTTDQLIPTIRNGSLPHHKRSSQHLQCRKTRIPLPISCCHMSSPSPFGDDDKPTLSSDWRSFRAKLVAGEQLTRHVEEVNDLDTVVDHPPLITIGDKWAHVIHEPENGCLLIATEKLDGVHIFERTVILLLSTGPLGPSGIILNRPSLMSIKETRSTALDVEGTFSNSPLFFGGPLEEGIFLLSPKEGNGGDGVGKSGVFEEVMKGLYYGAKESVGCAAEMVKRNVIGLGDFRFFDGYCGWEKEQLRDEIRAGYWTVAACSPSVVGLGSVGSIGLWDEVLGLMSRRKVM
- the LOC114422675 gene encoding uncharacterized protein LOC114422675 isoform X2, whose amino-acid sequence is MSSPSPFGDDDKPTLSSDWRSFRAKLVAGEQLTRHVEEVNDLDTVVDHPPLITIGDKWAHVIHEPENGCLLIATEKLDGVHIFERTVILLLSTGPLGPSGIILNRPSLMSIKETRSTALDVEGTFSNSPLFFGGPLEEGIFLLSPKEGNGGDGVGKSGVFEEVMKGLYYGAKESVGCAAEMVKRNVIGLGDFRFFDGYCGWEKEQLRDEIRAGYWTVAACSPSVVGLGSVGSIGLWDEVLGLMSRRKVM